In the Bombina bombina isolate aBomBom1 unplaced genomic scaffold, aBomBom1.pri scaffold_893, whole genome shotgun sequence genome, one interval contains:
- the LOC128644157 gene encoding gastrula zinc finger protein XlCGF26.1-like — MIHTKEKPFKSTECEKSFRWKSRLLEPHKIHTGEKPLTCTECSKCFTRKSELKTHERIHTGEKPFKCTECGKSFTLQSHLKKHERIHTGEKPFTCTECGKSFTQKSELQTHEMIHTGEKPFTCTECGKSFTQKSELQTHEMIHTGEKPFTCTECGKSFTQKSELQTHERIHTGEKPFKCTECGKSFTLQSHLKKHERIHTGEKPFTCTECGKSFTQKSELKTHERIHTGEKPFTCTECGKSFTQKSELQTHEMIHTGEKPFTCTECGKSFTQKSELQTHERIHTGEKPFTCTECGKRFTRKSELKTHERIHTGEKPFTCTECGKSFTQKSELKTHERIHTGEKPFTCTECGKSFTQKSELQTHERIHTGEKPFTCTECGKCFTRISSLKTHERIHTGEKPFTCTECGKCFTKISSLKTHERIHTGEKPFTCTECGKCFTQMDHLKKHEWIHTGVKPFTCTECEKCFTNISSLKTHERIHTGEKPFTCTECGKCFTVKSHLKTHERIHTGEKPFTCTECGKSFTQQSELKTHERSHTGEHPFTCTECGKCFTVKSSLNTHERIHTGAKPFTCRECGKCFAVKGHLKRHERIHTGVKLFT; from the coding sequence ATGTACCGAGTGCAGCAAATGTTTTACACGAAAGAGTgagctgaaaactcatgaaaggattcatacaggggaaaagcctttcaaatgtacagagtgtggaaaaagttttactttaCAGAgtcatctgaaaaagcatgaaaggattcacacaggagaaaagcctttcacatgtacagagtgtggaaaaagttttacacaaaagagtgagctgcaaactcatgaaatgattcacacaggggaaaagcctttcacatgtacagagtgtggaaaaagttttacacaaaagagtgagctgcaaactcatgaaatgattcacacaggggaaaagcctttcacatgtacagagtgtggaaaaagttttacacaaaagagtgagctGCAAActcatgaaagaattcacacaggggaaaagcctttcaaatgtacagagtgtggaaaaagttttactttaCAGAgtcatctgaaaaagcatgaaaggattcacacaggagaaaagcctttcacatgtacagagtgtggaaaaagttttacacaaaagagtgagctgaaaactcatgaaagaattcacacaggggaaaagcctttcacatgtacagagtgtggaaaaagttttacacaaaagagtgagctgcaaactcatgaaatgattcacacaggggaaaagcctttcacatgtacagagtgtggaaaaagttttacacaaaagagtgagctGCAAActcatgaaagaattcacacaggggaaaagcctttcacatgtacagagtgtggaaaacgttttacacgAAAGAGTgagctgaaaactcatgaaagaattcacacaggggaaaagcctttcacatgtacagagtgtggaaaaagttttacacaaaagagtgagctgaaaactcatgaaaggattcacacaggggaaaagcctttcacatgtacagagtgtggaaaaagttttacacaaaagagtgagcttcaaactcatgaaaggattcacacaggggaaaagcctttcacatgtacagagtgtggaaaatgttttacacgaataagtagtctgaaaactcatgaaaggattcacacaggggaaaagcctttcacatgtacagagtgtggaaaatgttttacaaaaataagtagtctgaaaactcatgaaaggattcacacaggagaaaagccattcacatgtacagagtgtgggaaatgttttacacaaatggatcatctgaaaaagcatgaatggattcacacaggagtaaagccattcacatgtacagagtgtgaaaaatgttttacaaatataagtagtctgaaaactcatgaaaggattcacacaggagaaaagccgttcacatgtacagagtgtgggaaatgttttacagtaaagagtcatctgaaaactcatgaaaggattcacacaggagaaaagccgttcacatgtacagagtgtggaaaaagttttacacaacagagtgagctgaaaactcatgaaaggagtcacacaggagaacaTCCTTTCACAtgcacagagtgtgggaaatgttttacagtaAAGAGTAGTCTGaatactcatgaaaggattcacacaggagcaaagccgttcacatgtagagagtgtgggaaatgttttgcagtaaagggtcatctgaaaaggcatgaaaggattcacacaggggtaaaACTTTTCACATga